GATAATGTATTTGGGGCTTCGGCCTTTTCCACGGAGGCAACCTTCACTGTTCCTTACACATCAGCAAAAGCCGCTGGAACCGATTCGCTGGCCAATCGTGACTCGACGGCCATCGCGCAAACGATTCCGGAAACATTCGCATTGTCGCAAAACTATCCCAATCCCTTTAATCCCACAACCCGCCTAAATCTGAATCTGTCGGAAAATGGCCGGGTGAAAGCCATCGTCTATGATCTCACCGGACAGGAAGTGGCGCGTTTGCAAGACGCGGAGATGACCGCGGGTTACAGATATTTAGATTGGGACGGCAAGAATACTGCTGGGGCAACTGTGAGTAGTGGCATTTACCTGGTGAAGGTGGTTTTTGAAGGCATCTCGGGATTGCGACAGGAGGCGACGAGCCGGGTAGCCTTGTTGAAGTGATGTCATTCAAAAATGAAAGCCAACAAAGCAAAACGCCGCTGCGCATCATTGAGCAAGCGGCGTTTTGCTTTCTTTCTCTTTCTTGACTTTCTGTCATTCATTCCAGCAGAGCCCAAACTTTCAGTCTGGGCTACTTATTTTGCCAGCAACATCTTCTTCGTCAAAACAAACTCGTTTCCAACCTGCAAGCGATAATGATAAATTCCCGAGGGCACGGGCTTGCCGCGTTGGTCGCGGCCGTTCCACGTCACGTGATGATAGCCCGCCGGCTGCACGCGGTCAACCAGGCGCCGGATTTCCTGGCCGAGCGAATTGTAAATGATCACGCTCACGTGCACGGCCCTGGGCAGCTCGTAGCGAATCTGCGTTGTCGGATTGAATGGATTGGGATAATTCTGCTGCAACACGAACGCTTGCGGGGCGGCGACTTCGATGTTAATCGGCCCGTGCTCGGTGAGATTGCCGCGCAGATCGATGTCCTGCAATTTGTAATAGTAACGCGCCCCGGCTTCGACCCCGGCGTCGACAAAAACATATTGACCATCGTGGCGCGGCGGAATCAGATCGCGATTGAGTTTTTCGTATTGGCCCGAACTGACCCGGCTTCGCAACACATTGAAGCCGAAATTGTTGGTTTCCGAGCCTGTTATCCATCGCAAGACGACACGCTTGGCGCCTACGCCGGCCTGGCTTTCGAGCGTGGCGCTGAAGCTGCTCAATTCCACCGGCACTTTCACCGTCCACAGCGTCCGCGCCGTGTCTTGCTGATCGAACACCAGCGCCTCGACCGTGCTCCAACGCGCCGCGCTTTTGAAGAAAAACGTGTTTGTCGCCGAACCGGCATATTTGCCGTTGACAAACCAGCGATAGCTCAACGGATCGCCGTCGGGATCGGTGGCATTGACGCGCATCAGCATCGTGCCGACGCCGTTGACATATTCCAGCGTGGTGTCGATCTTGCTCGGCAGATTGCCCACCGGAATGCGGCTGCGAATCTCCGGCCGCTGATTGCGATTTTTCACCTCGATGACGACGATTTCCTCGTCGACGCCGCCTTTGTTGTCGCGGGCGAAGAAGCTCACTTCGTAACGTCCGGCGCTGTTGAGATTCGTCGCCCAGCGGAACACCCGGGTGTTGAGCGAATCGAACTCGGCGCCGGCCGGCAAATTCTTTGCGCCGTATGTGATCGGATCACGATCGGCGTCCGTCGCCGACACGGCAAATTCGATCACGTCGCCTTCGGTGACGCGGCGATCCGGAAGATCAACGATAATGGGAAAATGATTGTCGAAGCCGGTGGCTTTGAAAACAATCGTCGACGGCAGCAAGCCGTTGCGCACGACCGTGACTTCGTTCGCCGAGGCAAATTTCCCCAGCGTCAACGGCGCCGAGGCAATGCCGTTGCTGTCGGTTGGCACGGCCACAGGATTGGCGCCGTTGAAATCGCCGCCGCCCGCCGTGATCAAAAAATTGATGATTTCATTCGGCACCGGATTGCCGAGGCGATCTTTCACCAAAACTTGCAGCGGGAAATTCAACGGCAGGCCTTTGGTGCCGCGTTGGTTGTTGGTGCGCTCAATCGCCTCCATTGTTTGCGACGCCAAAGCCCGGCCATAAACCCGGCACAGCATCGGCGAGCCGCGCAAGCCCTCGGAGCTGATGCGCACGAGACGATAGCCAGCCTCGCTGCCCAACGTGATCGGCGTCCAAGCCAGGCCGCCGTTTTTCGAGGTCACTTGCACGACGCGAACTTGATCGCGCGAGGAGAACGAGCCGGAGCCTTGCAGCAGCTCGAACAACACTTCGACGTCATCGACGCCGTTGCCGCTGAAGTCGGTGACGCGCACCGTCAACGGCTCCGAGGTGTTTCCGCCCACCGGCCCGGAAACCCGGTCGCAGTTCATGCCTTGCAGAACCGCGGCGACATCGGCCCTCGACTCGGCGCGAAAATCAATGGGCGAACCGGCGAGGCCCTCGGCTTCAACGCGCAGGGTGTTGACGCCCGCGGCTGGTCCGAGCCGCCAATTCGGCCGCACTTCGCCCAGCTCGTTGCTTTTCAGTGTCACCGAGTTTTGATTTTCAACCAAGCCGCCGCCAAACGTTACGGTGATTTTAACCGGCGCGCCGAAAACCGCCCGGCCAAATCCATCCATCACGCGCACGACCAGCGGCGCCGGCAGAACTTGATTCACCAGCCCGGACTGGCCGTTGCCGCTGATCTCCTGCAGCCGCTGCGCGGCGTTCTTCGTCACCGTCACGATGAAAATCACCGGCGAGTTGGCCAAGCCCGGGGCTTCCGCCCATACCTGCATTTGCCCGGTATTGGGGCCGGCGATGTACGTGGCATTGGCCTGGCCTTGTTCGTCGGTTTTGATCGGGCCGCTCTCCAAGATGCGGCCTTCGCCTTTCACCGTGAAACGAACCTCGTAATTCGGCACGCCATTGTTGAACTGATCGCCGATTTTCACCGTCAGCGGCTTCGGCGTCGCCGCTTGCACGTTGCACGCTTGATTGTTGCCGGTCACCAAACTGACGTTGCGCGCTTCATTCGGCGCAAACAAAACGTCGATGCCCCGATCAAGATCGATGCCGCCGATGATTTTCGCGGTGACGGTTTTCATGCCGGCGCGTGTGGAGGAGAACGCGCAGGTCGCCGCCCCGTTGGCATTGGTCAACCCCGAAGGCTGCTCGATGGAATTTGGCCCGTTGGAAACCATGAACGTCACCGCCAGGCCGGACACCGGATTGCCGAAGCGATCGCGCACAAAAACTGTCACTTTGCATTTGGTCACGCCGTCCGCCAGCACCGGCGGCTTCGGACTGACCACTTGAAAAACCGAACTCGCCGCGCTCGGATCGCTGCCGTTCACGTTCGCGGTGAAAATGAGCGGCGAATTTTCGAGATTGCCGCCGCTGTTGTTCGTGCCGATGGCGCGAACTTCCTGCGCCTCGGTTCCGACCGCGCCGCCCAGCGTCCAAAAAACTTTCGCCTCGCCGTTCGCGCCGGTGATCACCGTCGTGTCTTTACTGCCCGTGCTAAATTGGCCGCCGCCGCGCATGACGAAGAACCGCACGCGATGCCCCGGCACCGGGTTGCCGAGATTATTGCTGCCGTCGATCACCCGCACCACCAGCGGATTGGGCAGAGTCTCGCCGGCGCGGCCGTTTTGTTTATTGCCGGCCTGAATGCTCATCGACCGCGCTGCGCTTGCGGTTGCGCTCGCCACAAATGCCGCCGGTGAATTGCTCAGCGGCGTGTTGTTGATTGCAGCGCGCGCTTCGAGTTTGTTGTTGAATTTTCCCGCCAGCGGCCCGAGTTGCCACGAAACTTGCGCCTTGCCTTCGGTGTTGGTCATCACCACAACGGTGTCTTTGCCGTTGACTTTGCCGCCGCCGGCTTTGACGATGAACGTCACGGGGATATTGGCAAAGCCATTTGTCGCACATTTGTCGGTGACGCGCACGACAACCGGCGAGGCTAAAACCGCATTGGCTGCGCCGCTCAAGCTGTCGCCGCTGAATTTGCGCAACACCGAGGCGCTGCCGAGCCGCGCGGTGGCGTTGAAAGTTTGCGGCGAGCCTTTTAAAAACGAGGCCAGGCTCGCGGTGGCTTGATTGACCACCGCTTTATCGCCCAGCGTCAACGTTGCCGCCGCAATGCCCAAGCTGTCGGTGAAAAATTCCTTTGCAGTTGCCCCATTGAAATTTCCCCCGCCGGCGGTGACGGTGAATTTAACCGCCTGGCCTCCGACGCCAGCATTGAGCGAGTCGATAATTTTGATTTTAAACGGCTGCGCCAACGGCTCACAGGTGTTGCCGATTTGGCCACTGCCGGAAACCGCCGTCATCTCTTTCAAACCCGCGGCGCGAATGAGAAAGACAATCGGCTGGCTCGGCAAAGTTTGATTGTTGTACGTGATCGAAGCTTCGATTCGATTCAACCCGCCGGGGGTCGTGCCCAGCTCGGGATAGGCTTTGGCCTCGCCATTGGCATCGGTAACGATCGCTGCCTGCGGCCCACCATTGATCCTGCCGTTACCCTGGCGAATGAAAAAATTCACCGGATAACCCGAAATGGCTTTGCCTTGCGCATCCGCGACGCGCACAACCAGCGGCGCCTTGAGACGAACGCCCGCCGAGCCGAGGGTTGGCGCGCCCGAAACTTTGGTGACGAGATTCGGCACTGCGACAACGACATTGAACGTCGCCGATTGCAAACCGGCGGAAGCAGCCTCAACCAGCACCGTGCCCTTCGCCGTTGCGCCCAACTTCAAAGTGGCTGGCGCAAAGCCATTGACATCCGATGTGGTTGTAAAGCTCAACGAGTTATTGCCAAAACTCGCGTCACCTGATTTAACCGTGAAAGTCACAGTGCGATTGGCGATGCCGTTCACATAATCATCCGTCACCCGCGCCACCAGCGGCAAGCCCAACGCCTGGCCCGGCGAGCCGTTTTGATTGTTGCCGCTGAAGGCCACGACTTTCCTGGCCGGGCCGGCACTCGCTACCGTAGAAAAAGTTATTGGTGAACCGGCAAGCGCTGTGTTGCCAGCTTTCGCCTCAGCGCGCACAACTTGCGTCATCGCCGTATCACCCAGCGTCCAGTTGACGCTGATCTGGCCGTTGCTGTCAGTATTGCGGGAAATCGTCACGTCGTCAATTTGAAAATTTCCGCCGTTCAAAGTTTTAATCGACAAAACCCGCGTTCCGGCCGCGCCGATATTCGCGGTGATCACATACGGCGTCCAGGCGCTGCCGGTCGCCAGCGGCGTGAGGTCGATGATTTTGTCAACCGGCGTGCCGCCGGCTTGATTCAAGCGCCAAAGCACCCGGGCGGTGCCACTGTTGACTTTCGCATAAAAACTCAACGTGTAATTGCCGGCGGCCGGATAATTCAAAGCTTGCGAAACGCCAACGCCGTCGCGATTCGCATTCACTTGCAAACTCTTCGCGCCGCTGTAAGCGCCGTTGGTGATCAGAGAAACTTCCGCACCGACCGGGCCGCCTTCCAAATTCCAATTCGCCGGCACCGTTGAACCGTCCTCGAAACTCCCATTATTGATGGCAGAATTCGGATTCAAACTCCCACCGCCGCGGATGACCTTAAACTCAACGGGAAAATTTGGAATTCCCTGGCCGGTGCTCGAGGTGACTTTCACCAACAACGGCTGCGGCAGGGTCGCGCGCACGGTTGCGCTTTGTCCAGGACCGGACGTGATGGCCACCTTCGAGGCCAAACCGGAAATGGTCATGGCCGTGAAAACAACTTTGCCCGCGCCGCTCAGCAAATTCGCACGCGCTTCGACCGTGTTCGTCGCCGCGCTATTGCCGAGCGTCAAAACGGTTTCGGCACTGCCGTCGAGGCCGGTGCTGCTCAGATATTGACTCAACGTGCCGTTGCCGGTGGTCACCACCCAGGCCACGGGTTGCCCGGCCACGGCGTTGCCATTCTTATCTTTCAACACGATTTTGAACGGCTGCAATTGCTGCCCGGCCGGGCCGGATTGTGACATGCCGGCGACGGCGTTGATCGTTTGCGGTTTCTCATTGCTGATCGGCGTAATCCTGAATGTCACCGGCTTCAAGTTGGCATGCCGCGCTTCAATCGTGACCGGCTGCAGCGTCATGCCGAGCTTGAGGTTGGTGCTGGCGTAGCCGTTGAAATCGGTGAGAAAACCGCTTTCTTCTTTATCCTCCGGCACGAACTCCGAATCCCGGCTGAGAATAATTTTATCCAGGCGGGTGTCTTCATAGCGCGCGTGAAAAACGATCTTGTGCTCGCCGGCGGTGAAATTGATGATCTTCGGATCGAATTGCGGATTGGCGGCGTCACCGCTGCCGCGCTCCGACATTTCATCCCACCCCCAACTGCTGCGTGTGCGGCCTTGAAAAACGTCGTAAACAAAAGACGGGCCGTTGTCAATTTGAATCCTCCAGCTTCCCGGCGCCGTTCCCGTTTTCATGCTGCGTGTCCACACGCGATAATTGCCCGGCTGCTTGATCTCAAAAATAAACGTGGCAGAAGCGTCTTCGGTTTTGCCGACCGGATAAGTGATATACTCGCCGGCCGCGGCGTTCGCGTCTTTGAGCTTGACGATCGGCGCGGTGATTTCCGCGTCTTCGGCCTCGAGGCGGAGATTGCCGTCCGGCGAAGGCGGCAGCGGAATCAGCGCCGAGCCTGCGGTCACCGCAAAACGAACTTGCGCCCCGACCAGCGGATTGTTGAATGTGTCGATCAGCGCCGCGGTTAACGGCAGTGGCAGCATCTTGCCGATCTCGCCAAACTGGCCGTCGCCGGAAATCAGGCTGAGCGCCTTGGGCTTGCCCGGGGCGGCACTGCAGGTAAACTCGTCAATGGCGTTGCGGTCGCCCAGCCCGTTTTGCAGCATAAAGCCGGCGTACAAACCGTTGTAGGTATTGCGCGGGTCGGTCAGCACCCGGTCGAACACACCTTCGACATACACATAAAAATAACGCTGCTCGAGATCGATGACGCGCACGGTGATTTTGTTGCCGCCGCGCGGAGAAAAACCGCAGCGCGAGCGGCCCTCCTCGATGAGCTGATCGACCCGGCCATTTTGCACCAGCCACAGCCGGGTCCGGTCATCATCAATGCTGCTGGGATCATCGCCGTTGTCGTGTTGCAGCAAGTAGCCGTTGAGGCTGCCGCTCGGCGACGGCGCCATCATCAAAATCCCGCTGGCGCTGACGCCATCCAGCGTCGCGGTCGGCGCGTATCGCACCGAGGCCTCGACAACGTTGCGGGTGTTTTGATAAATCACCCCGCTCCAGCCGTTGAGCGCAGCGAGGTTTTGCGCCGTGTTGCTGCGGATTTGGATGTTCGCCAGATCACCGCCCCAGGCGCTGCCCAAACCGCCGTTGGCGCGGTTAAAATTGTCGCTGAACGGCAGCAAGGCCGGCACCCGCGCCGAAACTTCGTTGGAAAGCTCGGAGACATTGCCGGCTTCATCGCTGGTTTTCATCGCGAAATAATACGTCTTGCCGCTCTCCAGGCCGCCGATGATCAGCCGTTCCGCGCTGCCGCCGTTACCCGGCTCAATCGGATCCGGCACCTTTTCCGCGGCGTTAAAATCGGCGTCGGTTAAAATGCGCCTGGTCGAATAACGAATGTCGTACTGTTTCGCCCGGCCTTCGAAACCGTTGTCGCCCGGCGCCGTCCATTCCAGCGTCACACTCGCCGCCGTGACTTTGGTCACTCTCAAATCCGCCACCGCCGCCGGCGTAAAACCATCGCCTTGCAGCCAGGTGACTTTGAAATCATCGACTTGGTTGTTGAGGTTCTGGCCGTGAATGAACAAACCGACGTACCACGTGATGCTTTGGTTCGTCGGAAATTCTTTATTGGGATCCTCCACCGTGGCGTCAAAACGCTTGTTGATGTAATAATCAAAATAATTCGCCTTTTTTTCAGGGCGGATGACGACGGTGACAACATCGCCGGCCACGGGATTGTGCGTTTGCGCGTTGGCTTGGTCGATTTCCCGGCCCTGCCCCGGCGTGTCTTCGTAGGTGCCGTCGCGGATGACCCACAACCACACCTGCTCCCAATTGGTGCGATGCCAGATCCAATAGCCGGTTGAAATATGCGAAGGCCGGTCCAGCATGATCGCGTGCGCGCCCTCGCGAATGCCCAGCGCGTCGGCTTTTCGGCCCCAGCGATACGACACTGAATAAATCCGCCGCTCCAAATTATTGTGAATCGGCAAGTAGGTGGCAAGATAACGCCATTCCGAAACCGCTTCCGAGTTCAGCACCAGCTCGCCGTCTTTGATTTCCCAATAATAAGGTTCGATGGCCCATTCATCGCCGATCTCCGGGCGATTGAAATCATCGAGCACCGACAGCGTATCGAGTCCGGCGGTGCCGGGAATCCATTCCAGCTTGAGGTGCGGCGCCAGCCCCAGCGTGCGGCGCATGGTCTCGAGGTTTTCCGCTTTGCCGGCGTTGGGCCGAAACGCCTTGGTCAACGACGAGGTTTTGGGAAGGGAAAATTTTTCGGGTTGGGCTAAAAGTGCGCCGACCGAAAGCAGGCTCATGAGGGAGGTAATCAAAACCCGGTTGCGCATCGCATGAGGCTCACTGTTATAAAAATTTTATCAATTTCCTGTTCTTCCTCCTGCTCCTACTCCTACTCGCCTTTCAAGCGCTTTGAAAGGCGAGTAAGAGTAGGAGTAGGAGTATGAGTAAGAGCATCCAGCATCCAGCATCACTTCGCCATCGTCATCTTTTTCGTCGACACAAACTCGCCGGCTTGCAAGCGATAGTGATACACGCCGCTGGGCACGGGCTTGCCGTTTTGATCGCGGCCGTTCCAGGTGACGAGATGATAGCCGGCTGGCTGCTGGCGGTCGATGAGACGGCGCACTTCCTGGCCGAGCGAGTTGTAGATCGACAGCACGACGTGGCCGGCTTTGGGCAGCTCGTAACGAATCTGTGTCGTCGGATTGAACGGATTCGGATAATTTTGCTGCAACACGTACTCTTGCGGGGCGGCGATTTCGACGCTCACCGGCCCGTGCAGCGTGATTTGGCCGTTGTGATCGATGTCTTCGAGCTTGTAATAATAACGGCTGCCGGCTTCGACTTGATCGTCGAGAAAAACATACTGGCCATCGCGCCGGCCCGGAATGAGCTGGCGATTGATCTTCTCATAGCGCCCGGCACTGCTGCGGCTCCGGAGAATGTTGAAGCCGGTGTTGTTGATTTCCTCCGCCGTCTTCCATTCCAATCTCACGGCCCTGCCGCTTCCTCCCGACGCCGCAGAATTTTCCAGCCTGGCGCTGAAGCCGGATAACTGCACCGGCACTTTGATAATCCACGAGGTCGAGCTGGTGTCCTCCTGATCGAACACCAAAACCGTGACGGTGCTGAAGGGATCCTGATTGGTGAAAAGATACGTGTTTGTCGCCGAGCCGGCGAATTTGCCGTTGAGAAACCAGCGATAATTCAGCAGATCGCCGTCCGGATCGCGCGCCGTCACGCGCATCTGCAGCGCAGTATTTTTCCCAATCACCGTATCTGCCCGGCTGGGAATGCCTTGCCCAACTGGCAGGCGGCTCTCGATGATCGGCCGGCTGTTGCGGTTCTTCACGTCGATGACGACGAGTTCTTCATCGCTGCCGCCTTTGTTGTCGCGCACGATGAAGCTGATCTCGTATCGTCCAGGAATGCTGGCAGCGGTTTCCCATCTGAACAGGCGGCTGCGCAGCGAATCGAAGCTCGCAGCCGGCGGCAAATTCTTCGCGCCGAAAGTCAGCGGATCGCCGTCCGGATCGGAAGCCAAAACCACGAACTCGATTTTATCGCCCTTCTTCACGGTGCGATCCGGCACATCTTCAAAAACCGGAAAATTGTTGTCGAAACCGGTGGCTTTGAAGACAATCGTCTGCGGTTGCACGTTGCCGCTGCCGACGGCATTGGCCTCGTTGTCCGCCGCAAAGCGGCCGAGCAGCCACGGCGCTGAGGCGATGCCCATCGTGTCGGTTTTGGTGGCATAAGGATTCGCCCCGTTGAAACTGCCGCCGCCGGCGGTGATCAAATACGTCACCGTAAAATTCGGCACCGGATTGCCGAGGCGATCCTGCACGAAAACTTGCAGCGGGAAATTCAGCAGCTTGCCCTTGGTGCCGCGTTGGTTGTTGGTGCGCGCCACGACTTTCATCGTCTGCGCGGCGAGGGCGTGACCATAGGGCCGGAACACCTGCGGCGAGCCGCGCAAGCCGGGCGAGCTGACGATGACGCGACGAAAACCGGCGTCCAAGCCGAACGTCACCGCGGCGCAGGCAAAACCGCCGTCGCGCGTGGTTCTTTGCACCACTGGCGCCGGGCCGCTCGGCGAAAGCGAGCCGGTGCCGCCCACCAGCTCAAAAAGTACATCGACGCCATCGACGCCGTTGCCGCTGGCGTCAGTCACACGCACGCACATCGGCGAGGAGGTGCCACCAACTTCGCCGGAGGCCTGCTGGCCGCTGTGAATCACCAAATTTTGCGGCCGGCCGGAGGCGGCTTCGGCGCGAAAATCCACCGGCGAGCCGACCAAGTTGGCCGAGGAAACCCGCACGGTGTGCGGTCCGGCGCTCGGTCCGAGTCTCCAAGTCACTCTCGCCTCGCCGAACACATCACTGTTGATCGTCACCGAGCTGCGCTCATCCACCGTGCCGCCGCCGAACGTCACGTCGAAGCGCACAGCCTTGCCCGCCACCGGGTTGCCGTCTTTATCGGTGACGCGAACGACGATCGGCTCCGGCAGAATTTGTCCGACCTCGCCTTTTTGCGCATTGCCACCAACTTCCTGCAAATTGCGGCCGGGGTTGTTGATCACGGTGGCGATCAAAATCACCGGTGAGTTGTTCAAGGCGGCGTTGCTCGAGTTTTTCGCCTCGGCCCAAATCTGGCTTTGGCCGGTGGCGCTGCCGCCGACGAACGTCGCCGAAGCAATGCCGTTTTCGTCGGTGCGAATGGGCGGCTGCTCATAAATACTGCCGCCGCCACCTTGCACCGTGAACTTCACTTCATAATTCGGCACGCCGTTGCCATTTCGATCCGCCACTTTCACCCGCAGCGGTTTCGGCACCGCCGATTGCAGGTTGCACGTTTGATTGTTGCCGCCGACCAGCGACATTTGGCTGGCGGCCAACGGCGTCACTTGCACTGTCGCGCCCTTGTTGAGCTCGGTGCCGCTGTCCAAAACTTTGGCGGTAATGGTTTTCATGCCGGCGCTCAACGAAGCGAAACCGCCGGTGACCATGCCTTGGCTGTTGGTCAAGGTCGTTGGCTGATCGATGAAATAACTGCCCGGCGGTGAAATGATCAACGTCACCGCTTTGTTCGCCAGCGGATTGCCAAATTGATCGCGAACGTAAACCGTCACTTTGGATTTCGTCGCGCCGTCGGCCGGAATCGGGCCGGTGGCGGTGATCTCCGAGCCGTCGGCGCTGGGCGGCCCGCTCGTTGCCGTCGCGGTAAAAATCACCGGCGCGCCTTCCAGCGCCGCGCCGGCATTGGTCGAAGTGGCGCGGACTTCCTGATTGTTGGCGCCCAAGGCGCCGCCGAGTGTCCAGAAAACTTTCGCCACGCCGGCTTGATCGGTGGTCACCGACATCTCGCTGTTGCCATTGTCAAATTTGCCGCCGCCTTTGGTCACGCTGAATTGCACTTTATGCCCCGGCACGCCGTTGCCGCTGCCGTTCGGGCCGTCGCTCACTTTGACCATCAGCGGGTTGGACAACGTCATTCCGGTTTGACCGCTAAAATTCGTCGCGCTTGCGGCTTTGATCGACCGTGCCGCGTTCGGCGTGGCGCTGGCGTAAAAGATCACCGGCGCCAAATCCCCAGCGCGCGCTTCGAGCCGGTTGTTGAATTCACCGGCGACGGTGCCGAGCTTCCACGTCACTTGCGCTTTGCCGTCGCTGCCGGTGTTCACCGTCACCGAATCCTTGTCATTCACCTTGCCGCCGCCGGCTTGGATTTTGAATTTCACCGCCGCACCGGCAATCACGTTGCCGCATTTATCCGTCACCAAAACCACCTGCGGCTTGGACACCACGGTACCGATCAAACTGAAGAGGCTGTCACCGGAAAATTTTTTCACGCTCGTCGCCGGCCCGATGCGACCGGTGGCATTAAAAGTCAGCGGCGAGCCGGCAAGCTTCGCCGCGCTTCGCGCCGTCACTTGATTGACCCCCGGAACCGGGCCCAGCGTCAATTTGCTCTGCGCCACCCCCTCGGCGTCGGTGGTGACTTTCACTGAATCGAGGTTGGTGTTCAATTTGCCGCCGCCCTTGATGACTAAAAAGGTCACGAGTTGCCCGGCAACGCCAACATCGAGAGAGTCCGCGACTTTGGCTTTGAACGGCTGCGCCAACGGCTCACACACCGGCCCGGTTTGATTTTCGCCGCCGGCTGCCATGAGATTTTTCAGCGGCGCGGCCTTAACGCTGAACGTCAACACCGGATTCGGCAGTCTCTGGTTGTTGAAGGTGACATACGCTTCGACGCGATTCATCACCCCCGGCGACGGCCCCAGCGTGAGAAACGCACTGGCCACGCCATTGCCGTCGGTCGGCAGCGAAATCCGCGTGCTGTCCTGATTCAATTTGCCGTTGCCCTGTTTGATGATAAAGATGACCGGATAGCCCGAAATCGCTTTCCCGCTGGCGTCCGTGACTTTCACCGAAAGTGGCTGGTTCAATTTTTTCGCTGCCGAGCCCACGGTCGGCGCCGCCAGTTTCGTGACATTCTTCGGAATCGCCGCAAAAGAAACGAATGTCAGCGTGTTCAAGCCGGTCGAGGCCGCGGTAACTTTGTTCGTATCACCGGCAGTCGGGCCGAGCTTGTATGTCACCTGCGCCAGCCCGGCGGCATTGGTTTGCTGCCTGGCGCTGTTCACCGTGCCGTTGATTTTGCCGCCGCCTTTTGTCACTGTGAACGTCACCTCACGGTTGGGAATGCCGTTGCCAAATTGATCCACCACTTTCACCACCAGCGGCGCCGCCAAAAGCTGCCCGGCCGAGCCGCTTTGGTTGTTGCCGCTTTCAATTTGTTGATTCCTGGCCGGTCCGGGATTCGCTTGCACGGAAAACGTCAGCGGCGAGCCACTCAAATTGACCCCGCCGGTCTGCGCGGAGAGGGCTTTCGCCTCGGCTTGAACTTTTTGCGTCATCGCCGTATCGCCGAGGGTAAAGTTGACCGCAATCTGGCCGTTGCCGTCGGTGTTGCGAAGAATTTTCACCTCGTCGATGAAAAAATTCCCGCTGCTGAAGGTTTTGAAACTCAAGCTCCGTGACCTCGCCGCCTCGTTATCCGCCGATAGCGTGTACAGCGTCCAATTGCCGCCGGTCGCCAGCGAATTGATGTCGATGATTTTTTCAATTTGATTGCCGCCGGCGTCGCTCAAACGCCACACCACCTGCGCCGCGCCGCTGAGAACTTTGGCGTAAAAACTCAACGTGTAACTGCCGGCGCCCGGATAATTCACCGACTGCGAGACGCCGACGCCATCGCGGGTGGAATTGACCTGCAAGCTTTTCGCCCCGGCGCGCGGCGCGGAACTGGAAAGCAAAACTTCCGAGGGCGAGGGCAGGCCTTCCAAAGTCCAAAACTGCGGGGCGCTGGTGCCGGGACTCAGGGTCTCAAACTCACCGTTGCTCACGCCGAAATTTGGCGTCAAGCTGCCGCCGCCGCGGATCACGCGAAAATCCACCGGAAAATTCGGCACCGAAAGGCCGTTGGCGGTCGTCACTTTGGCGATAAGCGGTGTGGGCAGCGCCGTACGCACCGTGCCGCTGGCCGGATTTGAAACCGCCACCAGGTTGGCCGCCATGCCGGAAATCGTCGTCGCATTAAA
The nucleotide sequence above comes from candidate division KSB1 bacterium. Encoded proteins:
- a CDS encoding T9SS type A sorting domain-containing protein, which translates into the protein MFATLTADLPHVLLPPSMYSFSPRLPMDQQGGTMYVPFTTTDNQTPQPALTYNIMIGTSSNSFDIVSPLSNKYNGKRWIPALGNAGTRDSYIFSATGLANGTYYWKVQAIDNVFGASAFSTEATFTVPYTSAKAAGTDSLANRDSTAIAQTIPETFALSQNYPNPFNPTTRLNLNLSENGRVKAIVYDLTGQEVARLQDAEMTAGYRYLDWDGKNTAGATVSSGIYLVKVVFEGISGLRQEATSRVALLK